The following proteins come from a genomic window of Gossypium raimondii isolate GPD5lz chromosome 5, ASM2569854v1, whole genome shotgun sequence:
- the LOC105770641 gene encoding zinc-finger homeodomain protein 2, whose translation MDFEEHDDQDEEMGMAVPAGYDSLGNSSAPRSKIGPAASGGEGAAASAPPRKVGSGIRYRECQKNHAVSIGGHALDGCGEFMAAGDEGTLDALKCAACNCHRNFHRKETDGEGSSIYNPHHHHHHYQQHPQFSPYYRAPPPAGYLHLTPQQRPLALPAASGGGIAGGYSREDEDVSNPSSSAGGGGGSGGLKKRFRTKFTPEQKDKMLGFAERLGWRIQKHDEAAVEQFCEETGVKRQVLKVWMHNNKYTLGKKP comes from the coding sequence ATGGATTTTGAGGAACATGATGACCAAGACGAAGAAATGGGTATGGCTGTTCCAGCAGGATACGACTCACTCGGCAACTCGTCAGCTCCACGGTCTAAAATAGGACCCGCAGCAAGTGGCGGTGAAGGTGCGGCGGCTTCTGCACCACCGAGAAAAGTGGGGTCAGGTATAAGGTACCGCGAGTGTCAAAAAAACCATGCCGTGAGTATCGGAGGCCACGCGTTGGATGGCTGTGGGGAGTTCATGGCGGCAGGTGATGAAGGGACACTTGATGCCTTGAAATGCGCTGCTTGTAACTGCCACAGGAACTTTCACCGTAAAGAAACTGACGGTGAAGGTAGTAGTATCTACAACCCtcaccatcatcatcaccaCTACCAGCAACACCCCCAATTCTCGCCCTACTATAGGGCGCCGCCACCGGCCGGGTACCTCCACCTGACTCCACAGCAGAGGCCTTTGGCCTTGCCAGCAGCGTCGGGAGGTGGTATTGCCGGCGGTTACAGCAGAGAAGACGAAGATGTTTCGAATCCTAGTAGCAGTGCCGGTGGAGGTGGCGGCAGTGGGGGATTAAAGAAGAGGTTTAGAACCAAATTTACACCGGAACAAAAAGATAAGATGCTGGGTTTCGCTGAAAGGCTGGGCTGGAGGATCCAGAAGCATGACGAAGCTGCTGTGGAGCAGTTTTGTGAAGAAACCGGGGTCAAAAGGCAAGTTCTTAAGGTCTGGATGCATAACAACAAGTACACTCTTGGTAAGAAACCCTAA